A single Nicotiana tabacum cultivar K326 chromosome 5, ASM71507v2, whole genome shotgun sequence DNA region contains:
- the LOC107827395 gene encoding E3 ubiquitin-protein ligase CCNB1IP1 homolog isoform X4 yields the protein MRCNACWRELEGQAITTTCGHVFCPNDASKILGNDAACPICDQVLSKSLMKPVDVNPSDEWTNMVMTGISPQILMKSAYKSVTFYIGQKELEMQFKVNKLVAQYQQKCEMMQEKFAEKFEQVRTAYQKAAKKCQMLEQEIESLSKDKQELQEKFAEKSRQKRKLDEMYDQLRNEYDSVKRSAIQPSNFFSRTEPDMFANPANMMDNRDHMGKGPREDIWPPARKNSSNSGPFDISSGSPARQSAIPVDTGNRRASARPMLGVGTGASNPSQTLRNLILSPIKRPQLSRNRPQMFT from the exons ATGAGATGCAATGCTTGCTGGCGAGAACTGGAAGGACAGGCCATCACCACCACTTGTGGCCACGTGTTCT GCCCGAATGATGCTAGTAAGATTCTCGGCAATGATGCAGCTTGTCCTATCTGTGATCAAGTTCTGTCTAAAAG TCTCATGAAACCTGTGGATGTCAATCCAAGTGATGAATGGACAAAT ATGGTCATGACTGGAATATCACCACAGATAT TAATGAAGAGTGCCTACAAAAGTGTGACGTTCTACATTGGGCAAAAGGAATTGGAAATGCAATTCAAGGTGAACAAGTTAGTCGCTCAATACCAACAGAAATGTGAGATGATGCAAGAGAAATTCGCTGAAAAGTTTGAGCAAGTGCGTACTGCATACCAGAAAGCGGCTAAAAAGTGCCAAATGCTTGAACAAGAGATCGAGAGCTTATCTAAAGACAAGCAGGAACTCCAAGAAAAGTTTGCTGAGAAATCCAG GCAAAAGAGAAAACTTGATGAAATGTATGATCAGTTGAGAAATGAATATGATTCAGTAAAGCGCTCGGCCATTCAGCCAAGTAATTTCTTTTCAAGGACAGAGCCTGATATGTTCGCAAATCCTGCTAATATGATGGACAACAGAGATCATATGGGAAAAG gaccaagagaagacataTGGCCTCCAGCAAGAAAGAATAGTTCCAACTCTGGCCCTTTCGATATCTCGAGTGGATCCCCTGCAAGACAATCAGCAATACCAGTGGATACTGGAAATAGAAGAGCAAGTGCACGTCCTATGCTTGGTGTTGGAACTGGAGCAAGCAATCCCTCACAGACCCTTAGGAATCTCATCCTTTCACCAATTAAGAGACCTCAGCTCTCACGCAACCGACCACAGATGTTCACGTAA
- the LOC107827395 gene encoding E3 ubiquitin-protein ligase CCNB1IP1 homolog isoform X1 yields MRCNACWRELEGQAITTTCGHVFCPNDASKILGNDAACPICDQVLSKSLMKPVDVNPSDEWTNMVMTGISPQILMKSAYKSVTFYIGQKELEMQFKVNKLVAQYQQKCEMMQEKFAEKFEQVRTAYQKAAKKCQMLEQEIESLSKDKQELQEKFAEKSRQKRKLDEMYDQLRNEYDSVKRSAIQPSNFFSRTEPDMFANPANMMDNRDHMGKDWSVTPETPGPREDIWPPARKNSSNSGPFDISSGSPARQSAIPVDTGNRRASARPMLGVGTGASNPSQTLRNLILSPIKRPQLSRNRPQMFTF; encoded by the exons ATGAGATGCAATGCTTGCTGGCGAGAACTGGAAGGACAGGCCATCACCACCACTTGTGGCCACGTGTTCT GCCCGAATGATGCTAGTAAGATTCTCGGCAATGATGCAGCTTGTCCTATCTGTGATCAAGTTCTGTCTAAAAG TCTCATGAAACCTGTGGATGTCAATCCAAGTGATGAATGGACAAAT ATGGTCATGACTGGAATATCACCACAGATAT TAATGAAGAGTGCCTACAAAAGTGTGACGTTCTACATTGGGCAAAAGGAATTGGAAATGCAATTCAAGGTGAACAAGTTAGTCGCTCAATACCAACAGAAATGTGAGATGATGCAAGAGAAATTCGCTGAAAAGTTTGAGCAAGTGCGTACTGCATACCAGAAAGCGGCTAAAAAGTGCCAAATGCTTGAACAAGAGATCGAGAGCTTATCTAAAGACAAGCAGGAACTCCAAGAAAAGTTTGCTGAGAAATCCAG GCAAAAGAGAAAACTTGATGAAATGTATGATCAGTTGAGAAATGAATATGATTCAGTAAAGCGCTCGGCCATTCAGCCAAGTAATTTCTTTTCAAGGACAGAGCCTGATATGTTCGCAAATCCTGCTAATATGATGGACAACAGAGATCATATGGGAAAAG ATTGGTCGGTCACTCCTGAAACTCcaggaccaagagaagacataTGGCCTCCAGCAAGAAAGAATAGTTCCAACTCTGGCCCTTTCGATATCTCGAGTGGATCCCCTGCAAGACAATCAGCAATACCAGTGGATACTGGAAATAGAAGAGCAAGTGCACGTCCTATGCTTGGTGTTGGAACTGGAGCAAGCAATCCCTCACAGACCCTTAGGAATCTCATCCTTTCACCAATTAAGAGACCTCAGCTCTCACGCAACCGACCACAGATGTTCAC GTTTTGA
- the LOC107827395 gene encoding E3 ubiquitin-protein ligase CCNB1IP1 homolog isoform X3 — protein MRCNACWRELEGQAITTTCGHVFCPNDASKILGNDAACPICDQVLSKSLMKPVDVNPSDEWTNMVMTGISPQILMKSAYKSVTFYIGQKELEMQFKVNKLVAQYQQKCEMMQEKFAEKFEQVRTAYQKAAKKCQMLEQEIESLSKDKQELQEKFAEKSRQKRKLDEMYDQLRNEYDSVKRSAIQPSNFFSRTEPDMFANPANMMDNRDHMGKGPREDIWPPARKNSSNSGPFDISSGSPARQSAIPVDTGNRRASARPMLGVGTGASNPSQTLRNLILSPIKRPQLSRNRPQMFTF, from the exons ATGAGATGCAATGCTTGCTGGCGAGAACTGGAAGGACAGGCCATCACCACCACTTGTGGCCACGTGTTCT GCCCGAATGATGCTAGTAAGATTCTCGGCAATGATGCAGCTTGTCCTATCTGTGATCAAGTTCTGTCTAAAAG TCTCATGAAACCTGTGGATGTCAATCCAAGTGATGAATGGACAAAT ATGGTCATGACTGGAATATCACCACAGATAT TAATGAAGAGTGCCTACAAAAGTGTGACGTTCTACATTGGGCAAAAGGAATTGGAAATGCAATTCAAGGTGAACAAGTTAGTCGCTCAATACCAACAGAAATGTGAGATGATGCAAGAGAAATTCGCTGAAAAGTTTGAGCAAGTGCGTACTGCATACCAGAAAGCGGCTAAAAAGTGCCAAATGCTTGAACAAGAGATCGAGAGCTTATCTAAAGACAAGCAGGAACTCCAAGAAAAGTTTGCTGAGAAATCCAG GCAAAAGAGAAAACTTGATGAAATGTATGATCAGTTGAGAAATGAATATGATTCAGTAAAGCGCTCGGCCATTCAGCCAAGTAATTTCTTTTCAAGGACAGAGCCTGATATGTTCGCAAATCCTGCTAATATGATGGACAACAGAGATCATATGGGAAAAG gaccaagagaagacataTGGCCTCCAGCAAGAAAGAATAGTTCCAACTCTGGCCCTTTCGATATCTCGAGTGGATCCCCTGCAAGACAATCAGCAATACCAGTGGATACTGGAAATAGAAGAGCAAGTGCACGTCCTATGCTTGGTGTTGGAACTGGAGCAAGCAATCCCTCACAGACCCTTAGGAATCTCATCCTTTCACCAATTAAGAGACCTCAGCTCTCACGCAACCGACCACAGATGTTCAC GTTTTGA
- the LOC107827395 gene encoding E3 ubiquitin-protein ligase CCNB1IP1 homolog isoform X2 translates to MRCNACWRELEGQAITTTCGHVFCPNDASKILGNDAACPICDQVLSKSLMKPVDVNPSDEWTNMVMTGISPQILMKSAYKSVTFYIGQKELEMQFKVNKLVAQYQQKCEMMQEKFAEKFEQVRTAYQKAAKKCQMLEQEIESLSKDKQELQEKFAEKSRQKRKLDEMYDQLRNEYDSVKRSAIQPSNFFSRTEPDMFANPANMMDNRDHMGKDWSVTPETPGPREDIWPPARKNSSNSGPFDISSGSPARQSAIPVDTGNRRASARPMLGVGTGASNPSQTLRNLILSPIKRPQLSRNRPQMFT, encoded by the exons ATGAGATGCAATGCTTGCTGGCGAGAACTGGAAGGACAGGCCATCACCACCACTTGTGGCCACGTGTTCT GCCCGAATGATGCTAGTAAGATTCTCGGCAATGATGCAGCTTGTCCTATCTGTGATCAAGTTCTGTCTAAAAG TCTCATGAAACCTGTGGATGTCAATCCAAGTGATGAATGGACAAAT ATGGTCATGACTGGAATATCACCACAGATAT TAATGAAGAGTGCCTACAAAAGTGTGACGTTCTACATTGGGCAAAAGGAATTGGAAATGCAATTCAAGGTGAACAAGTTAGTCGCTCAATACCAACAGAAATGTGAGATGATGCAAGAGAAATTCGCTGAAAAGTTTGAGCAAGTGCGTACTGCATACCAGAAAGCGGCTAAAAAGTGCCAAATGCTTGAACAAGAGATCGAGAGCTTATCTAAAGACAAGCAGGAACTCCAAGAAAAGTTTGCTGAGAAATCCAG GCAAAAGAGAAAACTTGATGAAATGTATGATCAGTTGAGAAATGAATATGATTCAGTAAAGCGCTCGGCCATTCAGCCAAGTAATTTCTTTTCAAGGACAGAGCCTGATATGTTCGCAAATCCTGCTAATATGATGGACAACAGAGATCATATGGGAAAAG ATTGGTCGGTCACTCCTGAAACTCcaggaccaagagaagacataTGGCCTCCAGCAAGAAAGAATAGTTCCAACTCTGGCCCTTTCGATATCTCGAGTGGATCCCCTGCAAGACAATCAGCAATACCAGTGGATACTGGAAATAGAAGAGCAAGTGCACGTCCTATGCTTGGTGTTGGAACTGGAGCAAGCAATCCCTCACAGACCCTTAGGAATCTCATCCTTTCACCAATTAAGAGACCTCAGCTCTCACGCAACCGACCACAGATGTTCACGTAA
- the LOC142180744 gene encoding uncharacterized protein LOC142180744: protein MRDDKEMNVQINEFQKLLEDLKAEGMSLPEKFVVGVLIEKLSDSWSDYKNNLKHKQKNFTIEEIMTHILIEDSNRKASAKARMTTLKANLVQIRKNHKKAIMPHNVEDDREEVYLGDSSTTKVLGKGKILLKLTSEKTLALVDVLHVPTMRANLISISLLERAGVKVSFEYDKIIMTKNNVFVGKGYCNQGLFVLNISDVINGNVPTSAYMVESISLWHARLGHVNVAYIKKMQSLGLISGLDSNNIDKCEIYVEAKSTNKTCFSRKIGSKTADCMLIGYAEHSAAYRFLVLKSDVLDYNTIIEIKNAEFFEYIYPLSDKISHTPVETNSEITYNEELRRMSTPFDANSQLKKNNGDLVAQSKYVHSIGSLMHLINFTRPDIAYAVCRLSRYTYNPNKEYWSALARLMKYLRGTMNYGILYSGFLSTLEGYNDANWISDSDETKSTSGYVFTLGGGAISWKSAKQTIIARSTVESEFVALELASFEANWLRNFLANIPLIKDALPHVSMQSDCQAAIAIAKNKSYNCKSRHMKLRYDVIKQLLRDGIISIDYVKSEINLTDPLTKPVGRKLIL from the exons ATGAGAGATGATAAAGAGATGAACGTACAAATCAACGaatttcaaaaattgttagaaGACTTGAAGGCCGAGGGGATGTCTTTACCAGAAAAGTTTGTTGTTGGAGTGCTAATTGAGAAGTTGTCTGACTCATGGAGTGATTACAAAAACAACTTAAAGCACAAACAGAAAAATTTCACTATTGAGGAAATTATGACCCACATTTTAATTGAAGATTCCAACAGAAAAGCATCTGCCAAAGCTAGAATGACAACTCTTAAAGCAAACTTAGTGCAAATAAGAAAAAACCACAAAAAG GCCATCATGCCTCACAATGTAG AGGATGATAGAGAAGAGGTCTACCTTGGAGACTCAAGTACTACCAAAGTCTTAGGTAAGGGTAAAATTCTCCTCAAACTCACTTCAGAAAAAACTTTAGCCCTTGTTGATGTGCTGCATGTTCCTACTATGAGGGCAAACTTGATCTCTATATCCTTGTTGGAAAGAGCCGGAGTGAAAGTGTCATTTGAATATGATAAGATCATAATGACCAAAAATAATGTGTTTGTGGGAAAGGGCTATTGTAACCAAGGTCTCTTTGTACTTAATATTTCTGATGTTATCAATGGAAATGTACCTACTTCTGCTTATATGGTTGAGTCTATTTCTCTATGGCATGCTAGACTTGGACATGTTAATGTCGCGTATATAAAGAAAATGCAGTCACTAGGATTAATATCTGGTTTAGACTCAAATAATATTGACAAGTGTGAAATATATGTTGAAGCTAAAAGTACCAACAAGACTTGTTTTTCT agaaaaataggttcTAAAACTGCCGATTGCATGCTTATTGGATATGCTGAACATAGTGCTGCATATAGATTTCTTGTTTTAAAAAGTGATGTGCTTGATTACAACACTATAATTGAGATAAagaatgctgagttctttgaatatatttatccaTTGTCTGATAAAATTTCTCATACACCTGTTGAAACAAATAGTGAAATTACCTATAATGAGGAACTGAGAAGGA TGAGCACTCCTTTTGATGCTAATTCTcagttgaaaaagaataatggtgaccTAGTTGCTCAGTCTAAATATGTGCATAGTATTGGGAGTCTGAtgcatttaataaattttacaaggcctGATATAGCCTATGCAGTGTGTAGACTGAGTAGATATACTTATAATCCTAACAAAGAGTATTGGTCTGCATTAGCTAgactaatgaaatatttgagaggaACCATGAATTATGGTATCCTATATAGTGGATTTCTTTCTACTTTAGAAGGGTACAATGATGCAAATTGGATCTCTGATTCAGATGAGACAAAATCCACtagtggttatgtattcacccttGGTGGTGGTGCAATATCGTGGAAATCAGCTAAACAGACAATCATTGCTAGATCGACTGTGGAATCAGAGTTTGTAGCTCTGGAGTTAGCTAGTTTTGAGGCCAACTGGCTAAGAAACTTCTTAGCTAATATCCCTTTAATAAAGGACGCATTGCCTCATGTATCTATGCAAAGTGATTGTCAAGCGGCAATAGCTATTGCAAAGAATAAATCTTATAATTGTAAAAGTAGACACATGAAATTGAGATATGATGTCATAAAACAGTTGTTGAGAGATGGAATAATTTCCATTGACTATGTGAAGTCAGAGATAAATTTGACCGATCCTCTAACTAAACCCgtgggaagaaaattaattcttTAA